Proteins from a genomic interval of Clostridium scatologenes:
- a CDS encoding ABC transporter ATP-binding protein codes for MGGYNNLLKLSRYIKKCKFNFFAGIAGMIICSIMYTPVPYLMGYVIDKVLIPHKSYIELYKIIAVLILLHVLRYVISIFSKSIFIKVQNSVVNEVRVSMMDKIIDLPMSFLGKKEKGYILSRISECGNIGSLFSPMFINTFLSIFDFIFALIMMITLSYKLTIIVIIIVPVYFFTVRHSSNQLSESTKLMLETGAVLSGETYEVLNGIEEIKILNGKKIQLRKFKNKLNQMVKSSIKQSKQILFFMENILLVNNLAAVLILLFSGIFILNNQLTIGIYTAFIAYMSKIFATTSSFASLGMTVKPVCVSIERIQEFLEMKDENTEKHEIINENIESISIENLSFKYDENDTNIIDKLNFKMNKGDKVLIKGENGTGKSTLIKNILGLYSPTEGEIFINDKKYSLIDKRSIRSKIGVVSQNVFLFRGSILDNILYGQTNKSKEDVVSLIKKYNLEKYIQGFENGMETEINQNGVGISGGQTQIIAFLRATIAKKDIIILDEGTSNMDTETRKIILKILSERDICNILMIISHQEDGMEFINKTLYLKKTNDN; via the coding sequence ATGGGTGGTTATAATAATTTATTAAAACTAAGTAGGTATATTAAAAAATGTAAATTCAACTTTTTTGCAGGTATAGCGGGAATGATTATTTGCTCAATTATGTATACCCCTGTACCTTATCTAATGGGATATGTAATAGATAAAGTTTTAATACCTCATAAAAGTTATATAGAATTATATAAGATTATTGCTGTGCTAATTTTATTACATGTGTTAAGGTATGTAATAAGTATTTTTTCAAAAAGTATTTTTATAAAAGTTCAAAATTCTGTAGTTAATGAAGTCAGAGTATCTATGATGGATAAAATAATAGATTTGCCCATGAGCTTTCTAGGTAAGAAGGAAAAAGGATATATACTTAGCAGGATATCTGAATGTGGAAATATAGGAAGTTTGTTTTCACCTATGTTTATAAATACATTTTTAAGTATTTTTGACTTTATATTTGCACTAATTATGATGATTACTTTGAGCTATAAGCTAACCATTATAGTAATAATTATAGTTCCAGTATATTTTTTTACTGTAAGACATTCATCAAATCAATTATCAGAAAGCACAAAATTGATGTTGGAAACAGGAGCTGTTTTAAGTGGCGAAACTTATGAAGTTTTAAATGGTATAGAAGAAATAAAGATATTGAATGGAAAAAAGATTCAACTTAGAAAATTTAAGAATAAGTTAAACCAAATGGTGAAAAGTAGTATAAAACAAAGTAAACAAATCTTATTTTTCATGGAGAATATACTTTTAGTAAATAATTTAGCAGCAGTTCTAATACTATTGTTTTCAGGAATATTTATTTTAAATAATCAATTAACTATAGGAATATATACTGCTTTTATTGCATATATGAGTAAAATATTTGCAACTACATCAAGCTTTGCCAGTTTGGGAATGACTGTGAAACCTGTGTGTGTAAGTATTGAAAGAATACAAGAATTTTTAGAAATGAAGGACGAAAATACAGAAAAACATGAAATAATAAATGAAAACATAGAGAGTATTTCTATTGAAAACCTAAGTTTTAAATATGATGAAAATGATACAAACATAATAGATAAATTAAATTTTAAAATGAATAAAGGTGATAAAGTTCTTATAAAAGGAGAGAATGGAACAGGTAAATCTACATTGATTAAAAATATTTTAGGATTATATTCTCCAACTGAAGGTGAAATTTTTATAAATGATAAGAAATATTCTCTTATTGATAAAAGAAGTATAAGAAGTAAAATAGGAGTTGTATCTCAAAATGTATTTTTGTTTAGAGGTAGTATTTTAGATAATATACTATATGGACAAACTAATAAAAGTAAGGAAGATGTAGTATCCCTAATCAAAAAATATAATTTAGAAAAATATATTCAGGGCTTTGAAAATGGTATGGAAACTGAAATCAATCAAAATGGAGTTGGAATATCAGGAGGACAAACTCAAATCATTGCTTTCTTAAGAGCAACCATTGCAAAAAAAGATATAATTATTTTAGATGAAGGAACAAGCAATATGGATACTGAAACTAGAAAAATTATTCTTAAGATACTTAGTGAAAGGGATATATGTAATATTTTAATGATTATTTCTCATCAAGAAGATGGAATGGAGTTTATTAATAAAACGCTATATTTGAAGAAAACAAATGACAATTAG
- the lepB gene encoding signal peptidase I: MDKEGKLNKSNFMKEAKDLVFVIVTALIMALLIHSYVFARVDVDGPSMQSTLHNKDVLFIEKVSTEMKKVKRGDIVVFDSKDANGSNYIKRVIGIENDKIELKDGKVYLNDQELNEPYLDPQAITQPLTSQTKFTVPKGCIFVLGDNRTNSTDSRILGPINLNDVKGHAIVRIFPFNKLKNFF; the protein is encoded by the coding sequence ATGGATAAAGAAGGTAAATTGAATAAAAGTAATTTTATGAAAGAAGCTAAAGATCTAGTATTTGTTATAGTAACTGCTTTAATTATGGCTTTGCTAATTCATAGTTATGTTTTTGCAAGAGTTGATGTAGATGGACCATCTATGCAATCAACTCTTCATAATAAAGATGTTCTGTTTATTGAAAAAGTAAGTACAGAAATGAAAAAAGTTAAAAGAGGGGATATAGTAGTATTTGATTCTAAAGACGCTAATGGATCTAATTACATTAAAAGAGTCATTGGTATAGAAAATGATAAAATAGAATTAAAAGATGGTAAAGTATATTTAAATGATCAAGAACTTAATGAACCTTATCTAGATCCTCAAGCAATTACACAACCTCTTACTTCTCAAACAAAGTTTACAGTTCCTAAAGGCTGCATATTTGTGCTTGGAGACAATAGAACCAACAGCACTGATAGTAGAATATTGGGACCAATCAACTTAAATGATGTAAAAGGACATGCTATTGTAAGAATTTTTCCATTTAATAAATTAAAAAACTTTTTTTAA
- a CDS encoding GntR family transcriptional regulator: protein MNIIISNSVGEPIYEQITKQIKNLIFNGALCEGDPLPSIRNLAQELKISVITTKRAYEELERDGFIETIPGKGSYVAGQNKELIKEKRIKLIEDKLLEVLEESKLLGLSLNDLKEMLEILSDTSRN from the coding sequence ATGAATATAATTATTTCAAACTCAGTTGGTGAACCAATATATGAACAAATTACGAAACAAATAAAAAATCTTATTTTTAACGGTGCTCTTTGTGAAGGCGATCCTTTACCATCTATAAGAAACCTAGCACAAGAATTAAAAATAAGTGTTATTACTACAAAACGAGCCTATGAAGAACTGGAACGGGATGGATTTATTGAAACTATTCCTGGAAAAGGCTCATATGTTGCTGGACAAAACAAGGAGTTGATAAAAGAGAAAAGAATAAAGCTTATTGAAGATAAGCTTTTAGAAGTCCTTGAAGAAAGTAAACTTTTAGGTCTGTCATTAAATGATTTAAAAGAAATGCTAGAAATATTATCTGATACTTCACGCAATTAA
- a CDS encoding LiaI-LiaF-like domain-containing protein yields MQGRRVGTLTLGGVFIIVGVLYLLINIFNFPINFAIVKFWPLALISLGVEVLIYRYYSSKSDSVVKFDILSIFLIMVVLIFFFGLYAFGKFSTELLDPASPLFYKRHVSYIPHMFTALRYVV; encoded by the coding sequence ATGCAAGGAAGAAGAGTAGGAACTTTAACGCTAGGTGGAGTATTTATAATTGTTGGGGTACTATACCTTTTAATAAATATTTTTAACTTTCCGATTAATTTTGCTATTGTTAAGTTTTGGCCATTAGCATTAATATCATTAGGCGTAGAAGTTTTAATTTATAGATACTATTCATCAAAAAGTGATTCTGTAGTAAAGTTTGATATTTTAAGTATTTTTCTAATAATGGTAGTATTGATATTTTTCTTTGGTCTTTATGCATTCGGTAAATTTAGCACCGAGTTATTAGATCCAGCGTCACCATTATTTTACAAAAGACATGTTAGTTATATACCTCATATGTTTACAGCATTAAGGTATGTTGTATAG
- a CDS encoding ABC-2 transporter permease translates to MLNLILKDILIQKKYLLISVLYAFFFAFCFKSNTSMALTMIPTMVPYMLILGACGFDDKNKSEIMFNSLPIDRTILVISKYLSSLVFIFMGIFLAFVSTTPLNFLGFIHMNKLMNLEDILSITIGISLIVCLYFPFYFKFGYQKSRYFLIAMFCLFFGFSAILINNIVKAPINFITYLNSQPDWLVTTFIVVITAIIFLVSILISIKFYINKDL, encoded by the coding sequence ATGTTAAATTTAATTTTAAAAGATATTCTTATTCAAAAAAAATATTTACTTATTTCTGTTCTATATGCTTTTTTCTTTGCTTTTTGCTTTAAATCCAACACTTCTATGGCGCTTACCATGATTCCAACGATGGTTCCATATATGCTTATATTAGGAGCCTGTGGTTTTGATGATAAAAATAAGTCTGAAATAATGTTTAATAGCTTACCTATAGATAGAACTATCCTAGTTATATCAAAATATTTATCTTCACTTGTTTTTATATTTATGGGAATATTTTTAGCATTTGTTTCTACAACTCCATTAAATTTTCTTGGCTTTATACACATGAATAAGCTAATGAATTTAGAAGACATTTTAAGTATTACCATTGGAATCTCACTAATTGTTTGTTTGTATTTTCCATTTTATTTTAAATTTGGATATCAAAAATCAAGATATTTCCTTATAGCTATGTTCTGTTTATTTTTTGGTTTTTCAGCTATTTTAATTAACAACATAGTAAAAGCTCCTATAAATTTTATCACCTATTTAAATAGTCAACCGGATTGGTTAGTAACTACCTTTATTGTTGTAATTACAGCTATAATATTTCTTGTTTCCATACTTATCTCAATAAAATTTTACATTAATAAAGATTTATAA
- a CDS encoding ABC transporter ATP-binding protein, with product MSNILEIKNLRKEYKGFTLENISFNLEKGFIMGFIGPNGAGKSTTIKLIMNLIKRNSGEIKIFGLDNIKYEKDIKQRIGFVYDENYFYEELNLTEMKNIIAPFYKNWDNKTFDRYISDFNLPIKKKIKELSKGMKMKYSLAIALSHGAEFIIMDEPTSGLDPIFRSEMLDILYSIIQDENKGILFSTHITTDLEKVADYITFLNNGKIIFSDTKDNILENYSIIKGDKSLLDSDTKKEFIGIRENSFGFEALTNKTENIKKLFENNALIEKATLEDIMVYTVKGV from the coding sequence ATGAGTAATATCTTAGAAATTAAAAATTTAAGAAAAGAATACAAGGGTTTTACATTAGAAAATATAAGCTTTAATTTAGAAAAAGGCTTTATTATGGGCTTTATAGGTCCAAATGGAGCTGGTAAGAGTACTACTATAAAACTTATTATGAATTTAATTAAAAGAAATTCTGGTGAAATAAAAATCTTTGGACTTGATAATATTAAATATGAAAAAGACATAAAACAAAGAATAGGTTTTGTATATGATGAGAATTATTTTTATGAAGAACTAAATTTAACAGAAATGAAAAATATAATAGCTCCTTTCTATAAAAATTGGGACAATAAGACTTTTGATAGATATATATCCGACTTTAATTTACCTATAAAGAAAAAAATCAAAGAATTATCTAAGGGAATGAAAATGAAATATTCTCTTGCTATTGCACTTTCTCATGGTGCAGAATTTATTATTATGGATGAACCTACTTCTGGTCTTGATCCTATTTTCAGAAGTGAGATGCTGGATATCCTCTATTCAATAATACAAGATGAAAATAAAGGAATACTTTTTTCTACACATATTACTACAGATCTGGAAAAGGTTGCAGATTATATAACTTTTCTAAATAACGGAAAGATAATATTTTCTGATACAAAGGATAATATTCTTGAAAACTACAGCATTATAAAAGGTGATAAATCCCTTTTAGATAGCGATACAAAAAAGGAGTTTATTGGGATAAGAGAAAATTCCTTTGGCTTTGAAGCTTTAACCAATAAAACTGAAAATATTAAAAAACTATTTGAAAATAATGCTTTAATTGAAAAAGCTACTTTAGAAGATATTATGGTTTATACAGTAAAGGGGGTATAA